The genomic window TGGGCGTTCAACGTCGGGTACCTGAATGCGGCCGATCGCGGCGGCGACCCGAACCGTCCAGCCGGTGCCCACGCGATCTTTCAATGCATGGCTGCGTCGTTGCGCGAGGGCCTGAAGACGGCGGGCGCCTGATACCGGGACGAAAGCACTCGATTTGGACCGGACGCCCCCCGGGTCCGCCACGGTCCGAAGGCGAATACTTTAGGTCATGAAAAACTCCGTCGCGCTCTTTATCTGTGTGCTTCTACTGGCCGGCTGCGGCGGCCACGGCGGTTCGTCTGCGTTGCCGGGATTGCCGACCGCCGCAGGCACGAACGGTGCCCCGCCGTCCATTCAGGACGGATTCGCGCAGTTCACGTCGTCGCCGATCTACCAATATCCATTGCCGACGCACGGTGCGCAGGCCGGCTTTGTGGCGCTCGGCTCCGACGGCGCGATATGGTTCACGGAATTCAACGCCGCGAAGATCGGTCGTGTGGATCCCTTTGGGAACCTGACGGAGTCCGCGATCCCAAGCGGCAACGAAGGCGTGGAGATCGCTGCCGGTCAGAACGGAACGCTATGGTTCACTGAAGTCACACCCACCGGTGGACTAGCGCCCGCTTCGATCGGCAAGATCACGACGTCGGGAGCGATCTCCGAGTATCCAGTGCCGAACGCGGCAAGCTCGCAATTGCAGGGCATCGCCCTCGGGCCCGACGGCAACATGTGGTTTGTGGACAGCGGCAACAACGACATCGGGACTATCACGCCGGCCGGGGTCATCTCGACGTTCGGCGGCATCCACCTCGGCGCGTTTCCGTTCGACATCACGCCCGGTCCGCCGGCGGATGGCGACCTTTGGTTCACCGAAAAGAATCTGAGCCGGGTCGGCAAGATCACGATCGCGGGCGCGGTGACGGAATACGATCTCAAATCGTCGTCGGCGTCTCCGCGTGGCATCGTGTTGGGATCGGACGGCAATCTATGGGTGGCAGAATCCGCCACGTTTAAGATCGCGCAAGTGACCACCGGCGGGATCGTCTCCGAATTCGACAATCTCGGCGCCGAATTGCCGTACGAACTCGGCACAGGTCCGGACGGCAATCTTTGGATCGCATCGCCGAGCGGCGTGCTTCAAGAATTCAAGATCGCGCAAAAGAAGTTCATCGGCAGCGTGTGCATTCCAAAGGGGTGCCCGCATGGCGATGCGTATCCGGCAAACGTCACGACAGGCTCCGACGGCGGGCTTTGGTACGGGGCGGTCTACGGCGGCTACGTCGGCGTGATCGAAGACACGATGGCGACCGTCCAGCTTCGCATCACGAACGAGGCCTCGTTTGTGAATCCTAAGTACGGACCGGTCTTCGGTTACTTCACGGGCAACTCGTTGACATCGCAAGTGGTGACGTTGACCGCCGCCGAACCCGTGCGTTTCAAGAATATGGAGCTTCCGGCGTCGGGCATCTCTCACACCGCCAGCTTCCTCGGCGATGCCAAGAAGAAAAGCGCTCCGTGGCCTTCGACGTTCGACGGTTCGGAAGTGAAAGCGCCCGCGGGCACCGTGATCAGCAACGCTTCGTGGTCGACGGGGCCGCTGCTGCCCGGCAAGTTCTCCGCGATATACGAGACCGGGTCACCCGGATTCTATATGATCGGATGTTTTTTCCACTACGACGACCCGACGTCGATGCGCACCGTCCTCATCGTGCAGTGAGGAATTCGCGGATCATCCAGACCTGATCCCAGACCGCTTCGAAGCCGGCTTCGCGGAGAACTTCCAGACCCCGCCGGTTCGAGCCGGGAATATTGTAGGCGAGATAGTCCGATACATCGCGGTGATGCGCGAAGAGGGCGCCGAGCGCCGCGCGCAACGCAGGGCCGTCGTCTGCGCAAGCGGCTTGGAGAATGCGGATGACCGGTTCGCCCGACTTCTTATCCTGACTCCTTCGGAACAGCACATACGCAAACGGCGCGCCGCGTTGCGCGACGATGATCGCCGTCGCACCGCGGGCATTGGGCCATAAAGTGGACCACTGCGCGTTTTTTTGGTAGAAGGGCACGCTCGTCAACCGCTCGGGCGCGACGAATTCAACTTCCGCGCCATCCCCGAACGCGTCGAGCCGCGGCCGGTGCGCGGCCAACCCGTATAGTTCGCCATTGCGACGGTAGCCGAACTTCAAATACAACGCGATGGCGCGCGCATTCTCCGACCGCGCCTCAAGCGTCGCGAGACCGACGCGATGCTCCGCATACAGCTCGATGGAGCGGCGAAGCAATTCACGCGCAACGCCCTTGCCTCTGAAATCTTCGGCGACGGCCGTGCCGCCGTTCCACGCTTGCCGGATTCCATGGACGTCGGCGATGGCGTTCAGCGCTATGCCGACCGGTCTGTCGCCCGCGTATGCGAGGATCGACGCCTCCGCCACGATTCCGTCTTGCCGCATTCGTCGTTCGAAGACGTCCGGCGTGGTGGTCATGTCGGAGAAGTAGCCGGCAAAACCGTCGTTCCACGCGCCGACGGCGTCGTCGACAGGACACGTCGAGAGCAGGTGGTACGACACGGAGTCGGTCATGCGCGGTCGTTCTCGCTCAATCCGAGCGAACCCGTCAGCACGCGTGAAAAAGGTCGCCTACGTGCCGGGCGAAAACGAAGTGCCGAGATGATATTCGAAGCCGCGGTAGACCTTTCCATCACGGACAATACTGCGTACACGGTACTTGTCGCGTTGAAGCATCTCGGCTACGAATCGTTGGACCGGGTCGAGCGGTCCGAGATCTACCGGCTCACGCTTGCCGACGACGATCGGCCAGAAGATGTCGCGCGCTCCTTCATGCACGCCGAGGTCGTGTTCAATCCGAATAAACACCGTTTGTCATACGACGCCGGAACCGACGCGCCGGGTGAGGAGTGGGAGGCGATCGTCGCAGACCGCGACGACGACACGACTCGCCTCGCTCGAGTGCTCGCCGAGCGGTTCGGCGTGCGCGGACTGAGACAGGTCGAACGGTCGACGGCATGGCGTTTGTACGAGAAAGATCGGCCTGCGTCGAAAGACCGGG from Candidatus Eremiobacteraceae bacterium includes these protein-coding regions:
- a CDS encoding GNAT family N-acetyltransferase; this translates as MTDSVSYHLLSTCPVDDAVGAWNDGFAGYFSDMTTTPDVFERRMRQDGIVAEASILAYAGDRPVGIALNAIADVHGIRQAWNGGTAVAEDFRGKGVARELLRRSIELYAEHRVGLATLEARSENARAIALYLKFGYRRNGELYGLAAHRPRLDAFGDGAEVEFVAPERLTSVPFYQKNAQWSTLWPNARGATAIIVAQRGAPFAYVLFRRSQDKKSGEPVIRILQAACADDGPALRAALGALFAHHRDVSDYLAYNIPGSNRRGLEVLREAGFEAVWDQVWMIREFLTAR